The window ACTAGGGTGTTGGGTgctgaaagaattttttttttttttggtaaaaaaaaaaaaaaaaagttggatgACTCGGACCGAAACTTTTATACTTTATTGATTTAAAAGGTGTACACGCACGACAACTAGGGTGCATCCAGAGATCGATTCCGTTGTCTCTACTCTCACGTGCGTATCTAGTAAGATTATCTAGctttcattcaaaaataaacccATCATGACCACCAAGCCAAGTCCTCCAACGAAGGATCCAGTTGAAAAAACAAATGCAGAGACAAGTTGAGCTTACTGATGGTGTTAATGGGGTTGGCGAAAAAGATGATTTCAACCCAAGTGCGCAGCCTCCATTAAAGGTCAAGAATCCATGGAGGTATCTGAGTTATGTTATCAGATATGTCTTTGTGGTCTTTGCATTGGCAGCAGCTGCAGCCTACCTCACTAGTTGGTCTTTTTGGCCACTCTACTGGGCTGCTCAGGGGACCATGTTCTGGGCTATATTTGTTCTTGGACATGATTGGTAATCTCATATTTGTGAATTGTTTCCCTCCTAAAATCTAAACTATGTTATTGATTTTCACATACATTTGCATTAATTAACTTGTGTTTGGTTTTCTATGGAACAGCGGCCATGGAATCTTTTCCGACAACCTCATTCTAAATAGTTTGGTGTGGCATATCTTTCATTCTTCAGTTCTTGTAGCTTGCCATGGATGGTGGGTGTGATAACTttcttaacttttaaaaaaattcagtaaTCTTTGGCTTATATGTTTAGATTTAGCTTTAAATTACTGACATTTCATGATTTTCACTGCATGCTCTTGAATCCTACAGGAGAATTAGCCACAGAACTCACCACCTGAACTATGGGAATGTAGAGAATGACAAGTCATGGTTCCCGGTATTGTCTCTGATccattatttcaaaaaatgtcaaCTGTCAATATTTTGTTTGACGTGATTCTCATGAATATCATTTAACAGAAACGGAAATAATGATGAAATTGActctcttagaatttttttaaaaatacattgaaaaaaaaaaaaacttaaaaatcaaattttcacttataaataaagaatattttaatttcctttttaataaattgttttatattttactcaGGCCAAGAGTGGTTTTAAGAAAATCCTTGTCCTTTGGGTTAGTGCAATTTATCTCAAACCTAGATTGCTAGGTTAATTAGTCTTAGCCCGAGCTATAAGGGGACATCCGATGGTGGACAATAACCGAAGACCAAACTGACAAAAGCTTCTATGCACAAGAAGTCATGTACTTTTCTTTGGATCTCGCATCTGGCATCTATAACTacccaaaattaattttatttgacGCCAAGCCTATAGTAGATCTATAGAGTTCTTCTTCCTTATCACACGTGCAAGATCGATCAATATAGTGGCTCCTTGTTATTCTATGACCGCATCAATTCTCTCTACCATTAGATTCTGCCTGCTATTATTGTGTGTGAAGTATTCTCTTTCTACACGTTTACGTCGTCGAGTACTAAAGaaaagactctttttttttttcgtcaaGCCCATACAAGGCTTGCACAAAGTTTGTGTCATAGTTAAGAATTAATGTTCATAACgtagaatatttttattttttaccatcGCACACTTTTGGTGTAATAATCATTCTAtaaatataagtgtttgtggggtgtgggggtaAAGGTCGgaattcaagtctccaagagggaatTGGTCAAAAAATTAGTATATTTTTAGCCAATTTTACTCTATTTTCCTCCACTCCCTCCTCTTTCtaccctcaatccaaacaggccttaagaaaaagagataataTGAAGACAGAGAAAGTGGAGAAGTGGTGGTAATGGCTTTTTAAAGAGAGATCACACAGGGAGAGGAGAACAAAAACCTTTGGTTTGGACGTACGATGGTCTGTATGAAATGCATGCATCCTTTGGGTATGTGCGTGGTGTAAGGAATTTTGTGTAATAAATGTACGGAGGCGTAAATTCAGGATTTTAGTATTTTGCTTTTGGGAAGTTATAGGTagatctaaaaaatattaaccaataataataataataaaactaaagtcttaaattcaaaatgaaattaaaatattgattaaaaaaatgaaattaaaattaacattttttttagggaaaaagtttagctacaaatttttttttttttttttagagaatttcaacctatcaCCTATGGAGTCCGCTCCAGATGATAATtcagtttagttacaaaattagttatagcctaaggttacaaccttactcaataaaataaatattactacatattttgaaaatctaactgttgaattgcatgttttttaaacttttaatgcacatgtcaaattttgtgtcaatcagatattatttactatatgatttataagcttatgtttatgcataattttaaaatacaaaaacttgcaatttaaacaatttattaatgacataactattgatttttaactTAATTTCTAGAAATTCTGCAAGTATGGAGGAAATAAgtagaagatgtaatccaataatggatttatcaaaattcactttcaataaaaaaaatattgagtaagattgtaacctaaaactacaattaattttgtagctaaattttgtcatttatttagttaacaagatataaacaaaaaactttctcaaaaaaaaaaaccagatatAAACAAAAAGTACAAACACATAataacagtaaaaataaaaaaataaaaaaccagatATAAACAAAATGTACAAACACATAATAACAATTTCTAATTAATAGGTTTCAATCCAATCATTTATGATGTAACAAAAATGGgacatggcattttttaaaattttgaaaattatttatgattaattttgtaacaatttaaaaaaaatataaatcaat of the Quercus robur chromosome 10, dhQueRobu3.1, whole genome shotgun sequence genome contains:
- the LOC126703809 gene encoding omega-3 fatty acid desaturase, chloroplastic-like, which gives rise to MQRQVELTDGVNGVGEKDDFNPSAQPPLKVKNPWRYLSYVIRYVFVVFALAAAAAYLTSWSFWPLYWAAQGTMFWAIFVLGHDCGHGIFSDNLILNSLVWHIFHSSVLVACHGWRISHRTHHLNYGNVENDKSWFPKRK